The genomic DNA CACGGCCGATCCGCTGCTGGGGCGATATCCGGGCCCGATTCGCTGCGTTTGACAGTGGCCAGAACGTAGTCCAAATCGCCCCTTTACAGGCCAGAGAGAGGGGTGCGGAGGGACGGTGCGCGATTCGGACAGTTCTGCCGCCGGACCCCCGCTTTCGCCAGGGTGACGGATTCCGTCGTGTCCTCATCGGGTTGCGGACTAAGCCCGCGCTGAGGGTTGAGCGTTCCTCCCTGGCGGATGCTACCGTGCCGCCGATGGCCGACACCAGGGAACGTTTGGCTGCGCAGCGCGATGTCGCCGTGAATCGCCGGGCGCGGCACGATTACTTCATCGAGGAAACCATCGAGGCGGGGCTCGTGCTGACGGGCAGCGAGGTGAAATCGCTGCGTGACGGCAAGGCGCAGCTCAAGGACAGCTACGGGCGCATCAGTCGGGGCGAGGTATTCCTGTTCAACGCTCACATCAACGAGTACACACCGGCATCGCGCTTCGGCCACGATCCGCGCCGAACCCGCAAGCTGCTGCTGCACCGGCGCGAGATCGAGAGACTCGGCGGCAAGATCAAAGAGAAGGGACTGACTCTGGTGCCGCTGCGGATCTACTTCAAACACGGGCGCGCCAAGGTCGAACTCGGACTCGGTCGCGGCAAGAAACTCTACGACAAGCGCGAGGCCATTAAGGAGCGCGAGACCAGGCGCGAAGTCGAACGCGCCGTCAGGGGGCGGTGAGAACGCCGGCCTCCGGGAGCCCCTTCGCCACCGGCCCACCTGCGACGGTACGGCGCAACCCGGCGCGCCGCACCGCGCGCAGTTGCACGGGACCGAACGCCAGCGGTATCGCCCCGACGATGCCATGGAACAGCGCCACGAACCCGAGCACCAGCGACAGCACCAGCGCCGCCTCCGTTTCGACGCCGAGCGCCGGCAGAACCGACACCATCACGCTTTCCCTTATTCCCCAGCCGGCGATCGAGAGCGGCACCGCCGAAACCAGCATGACCAGCGGCACCAGCACCAGGCAGTCGCGCAGATGGACCGGCAAGCCCATGTCTCGCGCAACCATCCACAGCGCCCCGGCCCCGGCAACGTGCGCTGCCAGCGACATGCCGTTGACCCGCGAACCCGTGCCCGGCGCCAGCAGCACCGCACGCGCCGTTGCCGACAACGTCGCCATCTCGGCCAGCAGCCGCCAGCGCCGCCAGCGCGCGGGCATGGCATCGCCGCCGAAGAGCGCCACGGTGCCGACAAGACCGCCGGCCAGAACCGCGAAGATGGCGCTCAACGCACCGGCATCGTCGAACCGAATCAATATCCACGGCACGCCCGCAACCAGCATGAAGACCAGCACGACAACGGCGCTTGCCCGATCGAGGAACACGCCCCGCAAGGCCGCTCCGCCCGAGTGACCCTCTTGATACAACCAGTAAGCGCGGTAAGCGTCGCCCCCGACGAACGACGGAAACGCCTGCCCGAGACACAACGCACCGTACGATACGTGCAGACCCCGCCAGAACCCGAACCCCCGGCCAAGCTGCCGCTGAATCCAGATCCACCGCTGCACACAGAGCGCCTTCTGCAAGAAGGCCACACCGAGCGCGACCAGAAGCGAGACCGCACTCAGCGATTCCACTGCCCTGCCGATTGCCGTCAGGTCGACTCGCCGGCCAATCAACGCCACGAGACCAACCGAGACGCCCAGCCTGATCAGCAGAGAAGCGGAGTAGCGCAGCCTCATAGCTTCATCCGTCGAGCACCGTTCCCGCACGTGCCCCCTCGTTCCGCATCTTGGTGGGGGCATTATCGAAAGTCAAAGCGCATCGTGCGGGGCTGACACATGGATCGTCCGCCGGCGGCACGGCACGCCCCATTGACCGGCGTTCCGTGCCGGCACGTCGATTACCCACCCCAAATCGCACCGCCGTCCGAACGCCGGGTCAGCGACTTCCCGATCGACGCGCCGGCACGACCTGAGGCTACCAATCGGGGCACGCCGTGCCGTATCGCGACGACGGGGCAGGCTGTCCATCAAATAATTGATCTTTTCTCTTTACTGAGTCCGCGGGACTGTGGTAACGAATCGAAACGCTAGGGGATGCCTACGCGGCGAGAAGCCGCGGACACAGGGGGCAGGATGGTCGGAACGCACAACCTTCTACACACAAGCCGCGGCGGAGGCGCGCCCACGCGGTTGTGCCCCTGTGCGGCGATCGCGGCCCGGACGCGCACGGTAAAGGAGGCGAGATGAGCGGGAAGAAAACGGAACTCCCCTCACTGCGGAAGAGCCCCCTCGAGTTCTTGAGCCGCGACGAGGCACGCCAGGCAATCAACCCCGACGCTACGCTCGATGCCTCGGATGCAGCAGAGGCCCTACGCACCCAACCGCACAATGAAAAGATGCTGCTCGCGCAGCACATGTCGCATGCCAGTCACGGTTCGCACGGTAGCCACGGCTCTCATGGCAGCCACGGTTCGCACGGCAGTCACGGTTCCCACGGTAGCCACGGTTCCCACGGTAGCCACGGTTCCCACGGCAGCCATGGTTC from Candidatus Binatia bacterium includes the following:
- the smpB gene encoding SsrA-binding protein SmpB, whose translation is MADTRERLAAQRDVAVNRRARHDYFIEETIEAGLVLTGSEVKSLRDGKAQLKDSYGRISRGEVFLFNAHINEYTPASRFGHDPRRTRKLLLHRREIERLGGKIKEKGLTLVPLRIYFKHGRAKVELGLGRGKKLYDKREAIKERETRREVERAVRGR
- a CDS encoding flippase-like domain-containing protein → MRLRYSASLLIRLGVSVGLVALIGRRVDLTAIGRAVESLSAVSLLVALGVAFLQKALCVQRWIWIQRQLGRGFGFWRGLHVSYGALCLGQAFPSFVGGDAYRAYWLYQEGHSGGAALRGVFLDRASAVVVLVFMLVAGVPWILIRFDDAGALSAIFAVLAGGLVGTVALFGGDAMPARWRRWRLLAEMATLSATARAVLLAPGTGSRVNGMSLAAHVAGAGALWMVARDMGLPVHLRDCLVLVPLVMLVSAVPLSIAGWGIRESVMVSVLPALGVETEAALVLSLVLGFVALFHGIVGAIPLAFGPVQLRAVRRAGLRRTVAGGPVAKGLPEAGVLTAP